In Peribacillus sp. FSL H8-0477, one DNA window encodes the following:
- the mazG gene encoding nucleoside triphosphate pyrophosphohydrolase has product MTSEITIIGLGAGDLNQLPLGIYKKLTSAGFCYVRTLDHPVIAELSAEGMTWSSFDSVYEKHDQFEQVYEEISDTLIQLAEKETVLYAVPGHPMVAEKTVQLLLEKGKEKGIAVKVEGGQSFLDPLFLAVQIDPIDGFQLLDGTALRKDELHITQHMIIGQVYDAFVASDVKLTLMEKLPYDHEVYIVTAAGSEGESIVKLPLFELDRQMELSNLTSVYVPPVKETAQQYREFNTLRTIIAQLRGPDGCPWDKKQTHQSLKTYLIEEAYELIDAIDEEDDEGMIGELGDVLLQVMLHAQIGEDEGMFTIDDVLESISSKMVRRHPHVFGDVQAETEEEVLVNWQKIKQLEKETSDPDKESSLLDDVGKSVPNLIRAYEYQKRAAKVGFDWDEVSEAWKKVKEEIVEVEQEMTDEVDKSRMKDELGDLLFAIVNVLRFYNIQADEAVYAANQKFYRRFTYIEDRVRESNKEFSDYNLEELDGFWNEAKIKGL; this is encoded by the coding sequence ATGACATCAGAAATTACGATTATTGGCCTTGGTGCAGGTGATTTAAATCAGCTTCCCCTTGGTATTTATAAAAAACTTACATCAGCAGGTTTTTGCTATGTCCGTACATTAGATCATCCAGTAATAGCTGAATTATCAGCAGAAGGAATGACGTGGAGCAGCTTTGATTCTGTCTATGAAAAGCATGATCAATTTGAACAAGTATATGAAGAAATTTCAGACACTCTTATACAATTAGCAGAAAAGGAGACCGTTTTATACGCTGTACCAGGTCATCCAATGGTAGCAGAGAAGACTGTTCAGCTGCTTCTTGAAAAAGGGAAAGAAAAGGGGATTGCTGTTAAAGTAGAAGGTGGTCAAAGCTTTTTAGATCCGTTATTCCTTGCTGTACAAATTGATCCAATAGATGGGTTCCAGCTGCTCGATGGAACAGCTCTGAGGAAAGATGAGCTGCATATTACTCAGCATATGATCATTGGTCAAGTGTACGATGCGTTTGTTGCATCCGATGTGAAATTGACCTTAATGGAAAAGTTACCTTATGATCATGAAGTCTATATCGTCACCGCTGCAGGCAGTGAAGGGGAGTCAATCGTTAAACTACCTTTATTCGAATTAGATCGTCAGATGGAGCTTAGCAATCTCACGAGCGTCTATGTACCACCAGTTAAAGAAACTGCCCAACAATACCGTGAATTTAATACACTACGGACTATCATTGCTCAACTACGTGGACCAGATGGCTGCCCATGGGATAAGAAACAGACGCACCAAAGTCTAAAGACTTACTTAATTGAAGAAGCCTATGAATTAATTGATGCGATAGATGAAGAAGACGATGAAGGAATGATTGGTGAACTGGGTGATGTCTTGTTACAAGTCATGCTTCATGCTCAGATTGGTGAAGACGAGGGAATGTTCACGATTGATGATGTACTAGAGTCTATTTCATCTAAGATGGTTCGACGTCACCCTCATGTTTTTGGCGATGTTCAAGCAGAGACGGAAGAAGAAGTACTCGTCAATTGGCAAAAAATAAAACAACTCGAAAAAGAAACGAGTGATCCCGATAAGGAAAGTTCATTGCTTGATGATGTGGGCAAATCGGTGCCTAATTTAATTCGGGCCTATGAATACCAAAAACGTGCCGCAAAAGTAGGTTTTGATTGGGATGAGGTTTCTGAAGCTTGGAAAAAGGTAAAAGAAGAAATAGTAGAAGTTGAACAGGAAATGACAGACGAAGTAGATAAGAGTCGAATGAAGGATGAATTAGGCGATCTATTATTTGCGATTGTGAATGTATTACGCTTTTATAACATTCAAGCAGATGAGGCAGTTTACGCAGCTAATCAAAAGTTTTACCGCCGGTTTACCTACATAGAAGACCGCGTAAGAGAAAGTAATAAAGAATTCTCCGACTATAACTTGGAGGAATTAGATGGGTTTTGGAATGAAGCAAAAATAAAGGGTCTATAA
- a CDS encoding putative polysaccharide biosynthesis protein produces MAVGPLESSKMLVKGALILSIAGIFVKLLSAVYRIPYQNIVGDIGFYIYQQVYPFYGIAFTLATIGFPMVISKLIAERNQGDSSISVKDILFTAGILLSVLGLVLFSALYTGAERVASIMGDSELAPLLRLVSFSFLLMPASALIRGFYQGKQDMIPTAVSQVVEQVVRVGTILIMSFFLVNQGYSLYAAGAGAVSGSITGGFASLVLLLGFVVIRKEWNQPGRVMVKATHFWLITKALFAQGLAFCLTSLILVLVQLIDSLNLYALLRESGITSTLAKELKGVYDRGQPLIQLGTVVANALSLSMVPLISSYLSRGELTELHTKTKLALRISASIGVPAAVGLICLINPVNRMLFTDSEGSGTLAILALSIVFTSLIITKAAILQSIGRARVSILIVTAGLVFKLILNQALIPHWQIVGAAWATIGSFFIMSMLFYSVLRKVMKQPIVLLRDAGIIYLGAALMSGILYIYNKLFAFLYLTFGMGRMLSTIHTLTGVMIGVVIYGAFILRSGLYTKEELSLVPAGNKLAVLIRDRKEGAK; encoded by the coding sequence ATGGCTGTGGGGCCTTTGGAGTCATCGAAGATGCTTGTGAAGGGTGCGTTGATTTTAAGTATTGCGGGCATTTTTGTAAAGCTGCTGAGTGCTGTGTACCGGATTCCCTATCAAAATATTGTTGGGGATATTGGGTTTTATATTTATCAGCAGGTATATCCGTTTTATGGGATCGCGTTTACCTTAGCAACGATTGGGTTTCCTATGGTTATTTCGAAGTTAATTGCCGAACGAAATCAAGGGGACTCAAGTATATCGGTTAAAGATATTCTGTTTACAGCAGGTATTTTGTTGAGTGTATTGGGTTTAGTATTATTTAGCGCTTTATATACTGGTGCAGAGCGGGTAGCATCGATCATGGGTGATAGTGAGCTTGCCCCACTGCTTCGTTTAGTATCTTTTTCATTTTTGTTAATGCCTGCTAGTGCGCTCATCCGTGGTTTTTATCAGGGAAAGCAGGATATGATTCCAACCGCTGTTTCACAGGTGGTTGAACAAGTGGTTCGTGTTGGCACTATCTTAATTATGTCCTTTTTCTTAGTCAATCAAGGATATTCTCTATATGCAGCAGGTGCAGGGGCAGTGAGCGGATCGATTACGGGAGGCTTCGCGAGTCTGGTCTTGCTTTTAGGGTTTGTAGTGATTCGAAAAGAGTGGAATCAGCCTGGTAGAGTGATGGTAAAGGCCACTCATTTTTGGTTGATAACCAAAGCTTTATTTGCTCAAGGCCTGGCTTTTTGTCTAACTAGTTTAATTCTCGTTCTAGTACAGTTAATTGATTCACTGAACTTATATGCTTTGCTTCGCGAATCTGGGATTACGAGTACGCTGGCGAAAGAACTAAAAGGAGTATATGATCGAGGCCAGCCCTTGATTCAATTAGGGACAGTAGTGGCTAATGCTTTATCTCTTTCTATGGTTCCGCTCATTTCAAGCTACCTCTCGAGAGGAGAACTGACTGAGCTGCATACGAAAACCAAGCTTGCTTTGCGAATAAGTGCAAGTATCGGAGTTCCTGCAGCCGTGGGATTAATATGTTTGATTAATCCGGTCAATAGAATGCTGTTTACAGACAGCGAGGGTTCGGGAACACTAGCAATATTAGCCTTGTCTATTGTATTTACGTCGTTAATCATTACTAAAGCAGCTATCCTGCAAAGTATTGGTAGGGCTAGGGTTTCAATTCTTATTGTGACTGCAGGGTTGGTCTTTAAATTAATACTCAATCAAGCACTTATTCCCCATTGGCAGATTGTTGGTGCTGCATGGGCAACAATTGGTTCTTTTTTTATCATGTCTATGCTTTTTTATTCGGTACTGAGGAAGGTAATGAAGCAGCCGATTGTTTTGTTACGCGATGCAGGAATCATTTATTTGGGTGCGGCTCTTATGTCAGGTATCCTGTACATATATAATAAACTATTTGCTTTCCTGTATTTGACCTTTGGGATGGGGAGGATGCTCTCCACCATTCACACTTTAACAGGTGTGATGATTGGTGTTGTTATTTATGGCGCATTTATTCTGCGGTCGGGATTATATACTAAAGAGGAACTCTCTTTAGTACCCGCTGGAAATAAGCTCGCTGTGTTGATTAGAGATAGAAAAGAAGGAGCTAAGTAG
- the spoVT gene encoding stage V sporulation protein T produces the protein MKATGIVRRIDDLGRVVIPKEIRRTLRIREGDPLEIFVDRDGEVILKKYSPISELGDFAREYAEAIFDSLGNPVLICDRDTYIAVAGGSKKDFMNKSVGDLLEKLMEDRHSVIEKTKGTISLVDSVDEEVQSYTIAPIVANGDPIGAVVIFSKESILGEVEQKAVETAASFLARQMDS, from the coding sequence ATGAAAGCAACTGGAATAGTGCGCCGAATTGATGATTTAGGCAGGGTCGTTATCCCAAAAGAAATCCGCAGAACATTGCGTATTCGTGAAGGAGACCCATTAGAAATCTTCGTAGATAGAGATGGAGAAGTCATTTTAAAAAAATACTCACCAATAAGTGAATTAGGTGATTTTGCTAGAGAATATGCAGAAGCTATTTTTGACAGCTTAGGAAACCCTGTACTTATTTGTGATCGTGACACATATATCGCCGTAGCTGGCGGCTCGAAAAAAGACTTTATGAACAAAAGTGTAGGCGACCTTCTTGAAAAACTTATGGAGGACCGCCACTCCGTTATCGAAAAGACAAAAGGCACCATCTCACTTGTTGATTCGGTAGACGAAGAGGTACAATCCTATACAATTGCACCAATCGTCGCCAACGGTGATCCAATCGGAGCTGTTGTTATCTTCTCCAAAGAATCAATCTTAGGAGAAGTGGAACAAAAAGCAGTAGAAACAGCAGCAAGCTTCTTAGCCCGCCAAATGGATTCATAA